The Rhizobium sp. BT03 genome has a window encoding:
- a CDS encoding helix-turn-helix domain-containing protein: MKAKSPNSIDVYVGNRVRVRRKTLGMTQHGLAELLGITFQQIQKYEKGTNRIGASRLQRISEILRVPIGFFFENGGSGPIEGETSELNRFLSSKEGLALNKAFIAIEDPNIRQKLVALAKSLAVAGLSDIDGELQDPVING; this comes from the coding sequence ATGAAGGCTAAATCCCCGAATTCAATCGACGTCTATGTTGGCAACCGCGTCAGGGTCCGGCGAAAGACGCTCGGGATGACCCAGCACGGTCTGGCCGAACTTCTGGGCATCACCTTCCAGCAGATCCAGAAATACGAAAAGGGGACGAACCGCATAGGCGCCAGCCGTCTTCAGCGCATATCCGAGATTCTTCGCGTGCCCATCGGCTTCTTCTTCGAGAACGGTGGTTCCGGACCGATCGAAGGCGAGACGAGCGAGTTGAACAGGTTTTTGTCCTCGAAAGAGGGGCTGGCGCTCAACAAGGCATTCATCGCCATCGAGGATCCGAATATCAGGCAAAAACTGGTGGCATTGGCCAAAAGTCTGGCAGTTGCGGGGTTGTCCGACATCGACGGTGAGTTGCAAGATCCGGTTATCAACGGCTGA
- a CDS encoding YcaO-like family protein has translation MSPGETLSRVEPFLARFGITRVARHTGLDDIGIPVWCAYAPNSRSIVIAQGKGLTDLDAKVSTIMEALERAVAGEPFVKRIHGSSARLQAMGCQADRLSCLTAVHKPDLGPDDETEWVAGVNILSGEEIHIPFEAVVLDRTRDARYWMSSDGLASGNSAEEAIFHGVLERIERDAHVLWQVGGEADRYAGCVDPRGFADDALNGLIDKIEASGLALRLFDITSDIAIPCFTAMLGPGELNQGARHPNADRDIRLVEVTGGTGAHPSPVRAAIRAVTEAVQSRLTYISGARDDISPATFLRSLPPMMRRAFDAVAAPPAALHGDGAAGYRPQDLTQQLQHVLDALSNRGIASVIWVHLSDDTLPFSVVKVVIPELENPEGERARRFGTRALAKAMGF, from the coding sequence ATATCGCCGGGGGAAACTCTTTCCCGCGTCGAACCATTCTTGGCCAGGTTCGGCATCACCAGGGTTGCGCGACATACCGGATTGGACGACATCGGAATCCCTGTCTGGTGCGCCTATGCCCCGAATTCGCGGTCGATCGTGATTGCTCAGGGAAAGGGCCTGACCGATCTGGACGCCAAGGTATCCACAATCATGGAGGCGCTCGAACGAGCCGTCGCCGGCGAACCCTTCGTCAAGCGCATCCACGGTTCCTCTGCCCGCCTGCAGGCAATGGGCTGCCAGGCCGACAGATTGAGCTGCCTGACCGCCGTCCATAAACCCGATCTCGGGCCGGATGACGAGACCGAATGGGTTGCCGGCGTCAATATCCTCAGCGGCGAAGAGATCCACATTCCCTTCGAAGCGGTGGTGCTCGACCGGACGCGTGACGCGCGATACTGGATGTCGTCGGATGGCCTGGCTTCGGGAAACAGTGCCGAGGAAGCAATCTTTCATGGCGTGCTGGAGCGTATCGAGCGTGACGCTCATGTGCTGTGGCAGGTGGGCGGAGAAGCCGATCGTTATGCCGGCTGCGTCGATCCCCGCGGCTTTGCGGACGATGCCCTCAACGGGCTGATCGACAAAATCGAAGCATCGGGATTGGCGCTCAGGCTGTTCGATATCACCAGCGACATCGCAATCCCCTGTTTCACCGCCATGCTGGGGCCTGGGGAGCTAAATCAGGGCGCCAGGCATCCTAATGCCGACAGGGACATTCGCCTCGTCGAGGTAACCGGCGGCACCGGGGCGCATCCGTCCCCCGTCCGCGCGGCCATTCGGGCGGTGACGGAAGCCGTGCAATCCCGGCTGACCTATATCAGCGGCGCCAGGGACGATATTTCTCCTGCAACTTTCTTGAGATCCCTCCCGCCGATGATGCGGCGGGCCTTCGATGCGGTTGCCGCACCGCCTGCCGCCCTGCACGGTGACGGCGCGGCAGGATATCGGCCACAGGATCTGACGCAGCAGTTGCAGCATGTGCTTGACGCTCTCAGCAACCGAGGGATCGCCTCGGTCATCTGGGTTCACCTCAGCGACGACACGCTTCCCTTCAGCGTCGTCAAGGTGGTTATTCCCGAGCTCGAAAATCCCGAGGGGGAGCGCGCCCGGCGATTTGGAACAAGGGCTCTGGCCAAGGCGATGGGGTTTTGA
- a CDS encoding TfuA-like protein produces the protein MKIIFAGPSLSDAASLAGEAVCVLPPAMQGDVLAQVEQGANVIGLIDGGFEYAAPVWHKEILHALSLGVAVFGAASMGALRAAECHPFGMIGLGRIFEDYRTGRLVDDAAVALMHAPSALGSKPLTIPLVNVSATLDAMEDRGLLAGGLRQALEDAANAIFFKKRTWRAIVGQCADIAEPDRPQLLAALFSNSVDQKRLDALELLKAVQDARDIRSNADLPWKLHATAFHTRPAL, from the coding sequence TTGAAGATCATTTTCGCAGGTCCCAGTCTTTCCGATGCGGCATCGCTTGCCGGCGAGGCGGTATGCGTCCTGCCGCCTGCGATGCAGGGCGATGTCCTGGCTCAGGTGGAGCAGGGCGCCAATGTCATCGGCCTGATCGACGGCGGCTTCGAATATGCCGCACCGGTCTGGCACAAGGAAATTCTCCATGCTCTCTCGCTGGGCGTGGCCGTTTTCGGGGCCGCAAGCATGGGCGCCTTGCGGGCAGCGGAATGTCATCCGTTCGGGATGATCGGGCTCGGCCGCATTTTCGAGGACTATCGCACCGGCCGGCTGGTCGACGATGCCGCCGTCGCACTCATGCATGCGCCGAGCGCGCTGGGCAGCAAGCCGCTGACGATACCGCTCGTCAATGTCAGCGCCACGCTCGATGCGATGGAGGACAGGGGGCTGCTGGCAGGTGGATTGCGCCAGGCGCTCGAAGATGCGGCAAACGCGATCTTTTTCAAGAAGCGGACGTGGCGGGCGATCGTCGGGCAATGTGCTGACATAGCCGAGCCGGATCGTCCGCAGCTGCTGGCGGCGCTTTTTTCGAATTCCGTCGATCAAAAACGCCTCGATGCCCTGGAATTGCTGAAAGCCGTACAGGACGCACGCGACATCCGCTCGAACGCCGATCTGCCCTGGAAACTGCACGCAACCGCGTTCCATACCCGTCCTGCATTGTAA